In one window of Ruminococcus albus AD2013 DNA:
- a CDS encoding spore coat associated protein CotJA: MENNEKDILERIFEDGGVPEGASCAVNGGALPKTLAFAMAYVPFQPWEKPYEDDTSLSRGTVFPCLDKPFIGEEAVKNARTE; encoded by the coding sequence ATGGAGAATAACGAGAAGGATATCCTGGAGAGGATATTTGAAGACGGCGGTGTTCCTGAGGGGGCGAGCTGTGCCGTAAACGGAGGCGCTTTGCCGAAGACACTGGCATTCGCCATGGCGTATGTGCCTTTTCAGCCGTGGGAGAAGCCTTATGAAGATGATACCTCCCTTAGCCGCGGGACGGTATTTCCCTGTCTTGACAAACCATTTATCGGAGAGGAGGCTGTGAAGAATGCCCGTACTGAATGA
- a CDS encoding STAS domain-containing protein — translation MINISTTDGVTLAKLSGDLDHHTARLMRTDIDRELAEKRPRRLVIDFSSVTFMDSSGIGLIMGRYRIMNEQGGDVIVARPPAYIKKVLRLAGVDKLAPITDDPRGIIPKDIYKEKEAEIIEQTAPQTT, via the coding sequence TTGATAAATATTTCGACCACAGACGGTGTGACCCTTGCCAAGCTTTCAGGCGACCTCGACCACCATACCGCAAGGCTCATGCGCACCGATATCGACCGCGAATTAGCCGAAAAACGCCCCCGCCGCCTTGTCATTGACTTTTCGTCCGTCACATTCATGGACAGCTCGGGCATAGGGCTCATTATGGGCAGATACAGGATAATGAACGAACAGGGGGGCGATGTCATAGTAGCCCGCCCCCCTGCCTACATAAAAAAAGTCCTTCGCCTTGCAGGGGTGGACAAACTTGCCCCCATCACCGATGACCCCCGCGGCATTATCCCAAAAGATATATACAAAGAAAAGGAGGCTGAGATAATTGAGCAGACCGCCCCTCAGACCACTTAA
- the spoIIAB gene encoding anti-sigma F factor, translated as MNLTFPALSENERFARLAVSGFLSVLDPNIAELSDIKTAVSEAVTNAIVHGYRDTAGEVMMQVRIFKDSRISIKIQDKGCGIPDVAQAMTPLYTTSPEEDRAGLGFTIMETFMEKVKVKSKPGKGTTVILERTVQGKKRL; from the coding sequence ATGAACCTCACATTCCCCGCACTCTCTGAAAACGAGCGCTTTGCCCGCCTTGCAGTCAGCGGATTTCTCTCCGTCCTTGACCCGAATATCGCAGAGCTTTCGGATATAAAAACAGCAGTTTCCGAAGCTGTCACAAATGCCATAGTACACGGCTACCGCGATACAGCGGGCGAAGTCATGATGCAGGTGCGCATCTTCAAGGATTCCCGCATAAGCATAAAAATTCAGGACAAAGGCTGCGGCATACCCGATGTTGCACAGGCAATGACGCCCCTGTATACCACCTCCCCCGAGGAAGACCGCGCTGGTCTCGGCTTTACCATCATGGAAACTTTCATGGAAAAGGTCAAAGTCAAAAGCAAGCCGGGCAAAGGCACCACAGTTATCCTCGAACGCACCGTGCAGGGTAAAAAGCGCCTATGA
- a CDS encoding sigma-70 family RNA polymerase sigma factor, protein MSREDSYLPEDNLGLVHLCANRFRARGIEYDDLYSAGCVGLVKASKAFDDSRGVKFSTYAVPVILGEIKRLFRDGGTVKVSRSLKELSLKITRTTRNFTNEKGREPTVTELSELLTADPEDIIAALNSSQPALSLTMGDEDGDSQTDLPVDPPDEDITDKLALRQVLAELSDEDRKLIDLRYFKGLTQTKAAGILGMTQVQVSRREKKLLTYMRTKLI, encoded by the coding sequence ATGAGCCGTGAAGACAGCTACCTCCCCGAGGACAACCTGGGGCTTGTACACCTCTGCGCCAACCGTTTCCGCGCCAGAGGTATCGAATACGACGACTTATACAGCGCAGGATGTGTGGGACTGGTAAAAGCGTCCAAAGCCTTCGACGACAGCCGCGGAGTAAAGTTCTCCACCTATGCCGTACCCGTTATCCTCGGAGAGATAAAGCGGCTTTTCCGTGACGGCGGCACAGTGAAAGTCTCCCGAAGCCTGAAAGAACTCTCCCTGAAGATAACCCGCACCACAAGGAACTTCACCAACGAAAAAGGCAGAGAACCCACCGTCACCGAGCTTTCCGAACTCCTTACCGCCGACCCCGAGGATATCATCGCCGCCCTTAATTCCTCTCAGCCCGCCCTAAGCCTTACCATGGGCGATGAGGACGGCGATTCCCAGACAGACCTCCCCGTTGACCCGCCCGATGAGGATATCACCGATAAACTCGCCCTCAGACAAGTCCTCGCCGAACTCTCCGACGAAGACCGAAAGCTGATAGACCTGCGCTACTTCAAAGGTCTTACCCAGACCAAAGCCGCAGGCATACTCGGCATGACACAGGTGCAGGTATCCCGCCGCGAGAAAAAACTTCTTACCTATATGCGTACAAAGCTTATTTAA
- a CDS encoding ABC-2 transporter permease — MTGNNKIKGLLLNEWYTMGKMFIAVCVMVIASLFGSLCMAAATGEAVIGFSTVTGGIGVMLLSSAFSYDNWKSIGSFKKSMPYSDSEVVLVRFLPPVMLIAVEAFCTPILLTIGGLIHGDLSEGFAGQAAFVTVVNVLYTAIPVMIFYPLFFKYGYQKVQMIYGLFGGLAVTGSIPLSMMGMVRSSDDENMADKSMLINMPVPVCVIIIAVVAALIVVAYKVSVAGYSKRDD, encoded by the coding sequence ATGACAGGTAATAATAAGATAAAGGGACTGCTTCTCAACGAATGGTACACTATGGGAAAGATGTTCATAGCTGTATGTGTTATGGTGATAGCAAGCCTGTTCGGCAGTTTATGTATGGCAGCCGCTACGGGTGAAGCGGTTATCGGTTTTTCAACGGTCACAGGCGGTATAGGTGTTATGCTTTTATCCTCGGCTTTCTCCTATGACAACTGGAAGAGTATAGGTTCATTCAAGAAGTCGATGCCCTATTCTGACAGTGAGGTCGTACTTGTGAGGTTCCTGCCGCCTGTTATGCTAATAGCTGTGGAAGCTTTCTGTACTCCGATACTGCTTACTATAGGCGGTCTGATACATGGTGATCTCAGCGAGGGCTTTGCAGGTCAGGCGGCATTTGTGACTGTTGTAAATGTACTTTATACGGCAATACCCGTGATGATATTCTACCCGCTGTTTTTTAAGTATGGCTATCAGAAAGTGCAGATGATCTATGGCCTTTTTGGCGGTCTGGCAGTCACAGGTTCGATCCCGCTATCGATGATGGGGATGGTCAGAAGTTCGGATGATGAAAATATGGCGGATAAGTCTATGCTTATCAATATGCCTGTGCCTGTATGCGTTATCATTATCGCGGTAGTTGCGGCTCTGATAGTTGTGGCTTACAAAGTATCCGTGGCAGGATATTCAAAGAGAGATGACTGA
- a CDS encoding ABC-2 transporter permease, giving the protein MKGLLVKERYSLFNTCKVFLLIPLVLNIVLMIAVMVKRQEISGFPVGLIFVMMGIMPASVINQEMRSNWHVGVLTMPYTRTQIVSAKYVITLIIVLLTLLMNAAFLGVCLAFSSGLSAHSITEIAKILFSGIGMGLLPTIIIMPLTFKFYGNGNGVRLIMSALFGGFIGGSNVMIMENAQHGGLFGNGFIFMCVTIVLFFISWGVSILLFRKRDV; this is encoded by the coding sequence ATGAAAGGTCTGCTTGTAAAGGAAAGGTACAGTTTATTTAACACCTGCAAAGTGTTTTTGCTGATACCATTAGTTTTAAATATTGTACTGATGATAGCTGTCATGGTGAAAAGGCAGGAGATATCGGGTTTCCCTGTGGGACTTATATTTGTGATGATGGGAATAATGCCTGCATCGGTAATAAATCAGGAGATGCGGAGCAACTGGCACGTCGGTGTGCTGACTATGCCCTACACCCGCACACAGATAGTCAGCGCGAAGTATGTAATAACACTGATAATAGTACTGCTGACACTGCTGATGAATGCGGCTTTCCTGGGAGTATGTCTTGCATTCAGCAGCGGTCTCAGTGCTCATAGCATTACGGAGATAGCAAAGATACTTTTCAGTGGTATCGGCATGGGGCTTTTGCCTACGATAATAATAATGCCCCTGACCTTTAAGTTTTACGGCAACGGCAATGGTGTAAGACTTATTATGAGTGCGTTGTTCGGCGGATTCATAGGCGGCTCGAATGTGATGATAATGGAAAATGCACAGCACGGCGGGTTATTCGGGAACGGCTTTATCTTCATGTGTGTTACGATAGTTCTGTTCTTTATATCATGGGGGGTATCCATACTCCTTTTCAGGAAGAGGGATGTGTGA
- a CDS encoding ABC-2 transporter permease has protein sequence MKGLLVKDMLYIRQNSGIFALSLFLTVICAVTTAITGKVPVGIGVEATVFIGSLPMMFIADDRRTGYEKILAYSPISKDDIVKARYLLMLALSLAGGLILSLVLGIGAFIGSAPMGKVLVAALLFMTTMLLFSALFLPLVYYFKKSNAVMLIAMTVSGSIGMGSVILFKKQFDVSAGAAAVMFVTALVITAVSCVISVRIFRKTDI, from the coding sequence ATGAAAGGTCTGCTGGTAAAGGATATGCTGTATATCCGACAAAACTCGGGAATATTTGCATTATCTTTATTCCTGACGGTAATTTGTGCTGTTACTACGGCGATCACGGGAAAGGTACCTGTGGGGATAGGTGTTGAGGCAACGGTATTTATAGGCAGTCTTCCTATGATGTTCATAGCGGACGACCGCCGCACGGGATATGAAAAAATACTGGCATATTCCCCAATATCAAAGGATGATATTGTTAAGGCGAGATATCTGCTGATGTTGGCATTGAGTCTGGCTGGCGGCTTGATATTATCGCTTGTACTGGGTATAGGTGCTTTTATAGGTTCTGCACCTATGGGGAAAGTTTTGGTTGCGGCATTGTTGTTTATGACAACTATGCTGCTATTCTCGGCGTTATTCCTGCCGCTGGTATATTACTTCAAAAAATCAAACGCTGTAATGCTGATAGCGATGACAGTGAGCGGCAGCATAGGTATGGGTTCGGTGATACTGTTCAAAAAGCAGTTTGATGTATCAGCAGGTGCGGCGGCTGTGATGTTCGTGACAGCTTTGGTGATAACGGCAGTATCCTGTGTGATATCGGTAAGGATATTCAGAAAAACAGATATATGA
- a CDS encoding ABC transporter ATP-binding protein — protein MENAIEIRGLVKEYKDFKLDNVDLTLPGGCILGLIGENGAGKSTLIKCLLGIIHKNEGSITILGRDADKELADIKEDVGVVLDDVGIPDTFKYKQINSVMKCTYRNWDEAVFEGYMEKFGLPKDKKFKDFSRGMKMKMGIAIALSHNAKLLVLDEATNGLDPVIRDEVTDIFYEFTRDEDHSILISSHIVSDLEKLCDYISFIHKGRVLLNEEKDILLEEYGILSCTEETLRELDPHAIRGKKSGKYGVQALVKRDGVPAGMDISPVTIEELFVFMIKEIA, from the coding sequence ATGGAGAATGCTATAGAGATCAGGGGTCTTGTTAAGGAATACAAGGATTTTAAGCTGGATAATGTTGACCTTACTCTTCCCGGGGGATGCATACTGGGTCTGATAGGTGAGAACGGTGCGGGCAAATCCACGTTGATAAAATGTCTGCTGGGTATAATACACAAAAACGAGGGAAGTATCACTATCCTCGGCAGAGATGCCGATAAGGAACTGGCAGATATCAAGGAAGATGTGGGCGTAGTTCTTGATGATGTGGGCATACCCGATACTTTCAAGTACAAGCAGATAAATTCGGTGATGAAATGTACTTACAGAAACTGGGACGAAGCTGTGTTCGAGGGATATATGGAAAAGTTCGGACTGCCGAAGGACAAGAAGTTCAAAGATTTCTCCCGCGGCATGAAGATGAAGATGGGCATAGCCATAGCACTTTCGCACAATGCAAAACTTCTGGTGCTGGACGAAGCTACAAACGGTCTTGACCCTGTTATAAGGGACGAGGTAACGGATATCTTCTACGAGTTCACGAGAGATGAAGATCATTCGATACTGATATCCTCGCACATCGTAAGCGACCTTGAAAAGCTTTGTGATTACATATCCTTCATACACAAGGGCAGGGTACTGCTTAACGAGGAAAAGGACATACTCCTTGAGGAGTATGGTATACTCAGCTGTACCGAGGAAACCCTGAGAGAACTTGACCCCCATGCGATAAGGGGCAAGAAATCGGGAAAATACGGTGTTCAGGCACTGGTAAAGCGTGACGGAGTACCTGCGGGAATGGATATCAGCCCTGTGACTATCGAAGAACTGTTCGTGTTCATGATCAAGGAGATAGCCTGA
- a CDS encoding GntR family transcriptional regulator: protein MNIFIDNKSGAPIYDQIFNQIKSQIISGALKEDEALPSIRNLAKDLKISVVTTKRAYDELEREGFIYTIAAKGCFVAPKNVELIREANLRKIEELMAEIGKLGASCGLSKKELIEMFEYITEEE, encoded by the coding sequence ATGAACATATTTATTGATAACAAAAGCGGTGCGCCGATCTATGACCAGATATTCAATCAGATAAAAAGTCAGATAATCAGCGGGGCGCTGAAAGAGGACGAGGCTTTGCCCTCGATACGAAATCTTGCGAAGGACTTGAAGATAAGCGTGGTAACGACAAAACGCGCTTACGACGAGCTGGAGCGAGAGGGATTTATTTACACGATAGCCGCCAAGGGCTGTTTCGTTGCGCCCAAAAATGTTGAACTTATAAGAGAAGCCAATCTCAGAAAAATAGAAGAACTGATGGCTGAGATAGGAAAGCTCGGGGCAAGCTGCGGGCTTTCAAAGAAAGAACTTATTGAGATGTTTGAGTACATCACTGAGGAGGAGTAA
- a CDS encoding GntR family transcriptional regulator, which yields MDIEIDAQSRLTITEQIVGQIERLISEGELKEDDVLPAVKDMADRLQISRMTTAKAYALLCEKGLAEQSDGRFSIRVKK from the coding sequence ATGGATATAGAGATAGATGCGCAGAGCCGTCTGACGATAACAGAACAGATAGTCGGGCAGATAGAAAGGCTTATTTCAGAGGGGGAACTTAAAGAGGACGATGTGCTCCCCGCAGTAAAGGATATGGCTGACAGATTACAGATAAGCCGTATGACTACTGCAAAAGCATATGCTCTGCTTTGTGAGAAAGGTCTTGCAGAACAGAGTGACGGACGATTTTCGATCAGGGTAAAAAAGTGA
- a CDS encoding ATP-dependent Clp protease ATP-binding subunit, whose protein sequence is MIKCSRCGKRPAVVFVSSANPNDPTKAMKNEGLCLSCARELKIPQVEDYIKKMGISDEEIEAMNNTFDELDDGVDFEPGGSGTMPDILSNLFGGIKNMADSLEKNLTGGEGFGSMMSEAPKKKSPEQAEKEPRGKNGKKLKFLNNYCTNLTKKARDGELDNIIGRDREISRVEHILSRRQKNNPCLIGEPGVGKTAIAEGIAQKIVSGDVPFHLRDKEIYLLDLTSLVAGTQFRGQFESRCKGLVEEVKAEGNIILFIDEVHTLVGTGDSEGSMNAANILKPSLSRGEIQVIGATTFSEYRKYIEKDSALERRFQPVTVGEPTVEDTVSVLEGISKYYEEYHRVHVSKETLRKCAILSERYINDRFLPDKAIDLLDEACACTSIRTPEIAEYINAKEELEKHTSLIDAYEQKDEPDFEIIAKEKSEISRLQKQIEDLDQKLGEVYVTDEDISKVIELWTGIPANKIAESEFEKIRNLKDEMSKRVIGQDEAVDKVAKAIKRTRVQLDKRRRPASFIFVGPTGVGKTELVKVLGESLFDATEPLIRIDMSEYMEKYSVSKLIGSPPGYVGYDEAGQLTEKVRRRPYSVVLFDEIEKAHPDVMNILLQILDEGKINDSQGRSVSFENTVIVMTSNAGAADKDTGVGFNKTDTEIAENKAMKALREFLKPEFLGRVDEIVMFNSLTKENYEKIAALMLDEMRAPLSEKAIKLEYTDDALKLIAEKSHGKKLGARDIRRVIRAEVEDKIAEVIVENGEGCIGLVKVGADGDKLVVTTDKNSVDLAKA, encoded by the coding sequence ATGATAAAGTGTTCAAGGTGCGGCAAAAGGCCTGCGGTGGTGTTCGTATCATCTGCGAACCCCAATGACCCTACCAAGGCAATGAAGAATGAGGGTCTGTGCCTTAGCTGTGCGAGAGAACTGAAGATACCTCAGGTGGAGGACTACATCAAGAAGATGGGTATTTCCGATGAGGAGATCGAGGCAATGAACAACACATTTGATGAGCTGGACGACGGCGTGGATTTCGAGCCCGGCGGAAGCGGCACTATGCCGGATATACTGTCGAACCTCTTCGGCGGCATAAAGAATATGGCTGACAGTCTTGAAAAGAACCTGACAGGCGGCGAGGGCTTCGGCAGTATGATGTCCGAAGCACCCAAGAAAAAATCTCCCGAGCAGGCAGAAAAAGAGCCCAGAGGGAAGAACGGCAAGAAGCTGAAATTCTTAAATAACTACTGCACCAACCTTACCAAGAAAGCCCGTGACGGCGAGCTTGATAATATCATCGGCAGGGACAGGGAGATATCGAGAGTCGAGCATATACTTTCAAGACGTCAGAAGAACAATCCCTGCCTGATAGGTGAACCCGGTGTAGGTAAGACAGCCATCGCCGAGGGTATCGCCCAGAAGATAGTTTCGGGTGATGTGCCTTTCCATCTGCGTGACAAGGAGATATATCTTCTCGACCTGACTTCACTGGTCGCAGGCACACAGTTCCGCGGACAGTTCGAGAGCCGCTGCAAGGGTCTTGTTGAGGAAGTCAAGGCAGAGGGCAACATCATACTGTTCATCGACGAAGTGCATACTCTTGTAGGCACAGGCGATTCCGAGGGCAGCATGAATGCGGCTAATATACTCAAACCCAGCCTTTCAAGAGGTGAGATACAGGTCATCGGTGCAACTACTTTTTCGGAGTACCGCAAGTACATCGAAAAGGATTCCGCACTTGAAAGACGTTTCCAGCCCGTTACAGTAGGCGAGCCTACCGTTGAGGACACCGTAAGTGTTCTCGAGGGCATAAGCAAGTACTACGAGGAGTATCACAGGGTACACGTTTCAAAGGAGACCCTGAGAAAGTGCGCAATACTTTCCGAGAGATATATCAACGACAGATTTCTCCCCGACAAGGCTATCGACCTGCTGGACGAAGCCTGCGCCTGCACAAGCATACGCACTCCCGAGATAGCTGAATATATAAATGCCAAGGAAGAGCTTGAAAAGCACACTTCGCTTATCGATGCCTACGAGCAGAAAGACGAGCCCGACTTTGAGATAATCGCAAAGGAGAAGAGCGAGATAAGCCGTCTGCAAAAGCAGATAGAAGACCTTGATCAGAAACTGGGCGAGGTATATGTTACCGACGAGGATATCTCCAAAGTCATCGAACTGTGGACGGGTATACCCGCCAATAAGATAGCCGAGAGCGAATTCGAGAAGATACGCAATCTCAAAGACGAGATGTCCAAGAGGGTCATCGGTCAGGACGAAGCTGTTGACAAGGTGGCTAAGGCTATCAAGAGGACCAGAGTACAGCTCGATAAGCGCCGCAGACCTGCATCTTTCATCTTCGTAGGTCCCACAGGCGTAGGAAAGACCGAGCTTGTAAAGGTGCTTGGCGAATCTCTCTTTGATGCCACAGAACCCCTTATCAGGATAGATATGTCGGAGTATATGGAGAAGTACAGCGTATCCAAGCTCATCGGCTCGCCTCCCGGATATGTTGGCTATGACGAGGCAGGTCAGCTGACGGAGAAGGTAAGGCGCAGACCTTACAGCGTGGTGCTTTTCGATGAGATCGAAAAGGCTCACCCCGATGTTATGAATATACTCCTCCAGATACTTGACGAGGGCAAGATAAACGATTCACAGGGCAGGAGCGTTTCCTTTGAGAATACTGTCATCGTTATGACCTCCAACGCAGGTGCCGCTGACAAGGATACAGGTGTGGGCTTCAACAAGACCGACACCGAGATAGCCGAAAACAAGGCTATGAAGGCTCTGAGAGAGTTCCTGAAACCCGAGTTCCTCGGTCGTGTTGACGAGATAGTTATGTTCAATTCACTGACAAAGGAGAACTACGAGAAGATAGCTGCGCTTATGCTGGACGAGATGAGAGCACCGCTTTCGGAAAAGGCTATAAAGCTGGAGTATACCGACGATGCGCTTAAACTTATCGCGGAGAAGAGCCACGGCAAAAAGCTGGGTGCGAGAGATATCCGCCGCGTGATAAGGGCAGAAGTCGAGGACAAGATAGCAGAAGTCATCGTTGAGAACGGCGAGGGCTGTATAGGTCTTGTAAAGGTCGGCGCAGACGGCGACAAGCTTGTTGTTACTACCGATAAGAACAGCGTTGATCTGGCTAAGGCTTAA
- a CDS encoding CvpA family protein: MAFILDASVFLILVVTCIVGYARGFRRSIIGMIAAVIATVSAAAFSNALAEPVYNRYMRDNVKAHVMKAIEDADPKQFVMDKLNERGYGKYFTESEIGEVMEKGGDLNDNVSELMTDKGFGHDDIDGLNEEIDTYLDSELQTKISRQMDKAGLSRFSESIRISSEDMRECVKRISTQSKEDAADYIVEKAVSPIMTGVIRCLIFVLSYLVMILLIKLIVAVSGLLDNIKDIKAADRFAGLALGTILGLLYCSVIAWGLNLFCRATKDSLTVINAGIAEETYLFRYFFDFFHG, from the coding sequence ATGGCTTTTATACTTGATGCATCTGTGTTCCTGATACTTGTGGTGACCTGCATAGTGGGTTATGCCAGAGGTTTTCGCAGGAGCATCATAGGCATGATAGCTGCCGTTATCGCCACGGTATCGGCTGCGGCTTTTTCCAATGCGCTGGCTGAGCCTGTGTATAACAGGTATATGCGGGATAACGTAAAGGCTCATGTGATGAAGGCGATAGAAGATGCCGACCCGAAGCAGTTCGTCATGGATAAACTGAACGAGCGCGGTTACGGAAAATATTTCACTGAAAGTGAGATAGGCGAAGTAATGGAAAAGGGCGGCGACCTCAATGATAATGTCAGCGAGCTGATGACCGATAAAGGCTTCGGGCATGATGATATCGATGGACTTAATGAGGAGATCGACACTTATCTTGACAGCGAGCTTCAAACAAAGATCAGCAGGCAGATGGATAAAGCAGGGCTTTCGCGTTTCAGCGAGAGCATCAGGATATCCTCCGAGGATATGCGCGAATGTGTCAAAAGGATATCTACCCAAAGCAAGGAAGACGCGGCGGATTATATCGTTGAAAAGGCGGTAAGCCCCATAATGACAGGTGTGATACGCTGTCTGATATTTGTTTTAAGCTATCTGGTGATGATACTTCTGATAAAGCTGATAGTAGCGGTATCGGGCTTGCTTGATAATATCAAGGATATCAAGGCGGCTGACCGTTTTGCAGGTCTGGCGCTGGGTACTATACTGGGACTGCTTTACTGTTCCGTTATAGCCTGGGGTCTGAACTTATTCTGTCGGGCAACAAAGGACAGCCTGACAGTTATCAATGCGGGAATAGCTGAGGAGACTTATCTGTTCAGATATTTCTTTGACTTTTTCCACGGCTGA
- a CDS encoding DUF5711 family protein → MSNRNKNRKGRRRIRRPEDIIREIDEMAELADFEEKPAEKEAEEIAEAVETAEDITADEVEDIGETAEDTAEEDAEETVEETAEGTAEDAEETAEEISEDAEETDEASAEEISEGSEDDPFAAPVQEFLEKAVEEPAEEPEEEDIPERRPVREKPRKKKHKQSSQKKRSSPPRDEAELARKSIKHTRTGGIPDEEPRRRRRKPGHVAPSPEEIRDARHREKKKRQIRTIAAVLIVAVFAGGAYLMRGRWVPKLESVLYRPKETIVNDGEVKKGNFPLSFDDGAVSSISNTGSYLLCLDKNQLKFYDSDGEESNSFSHNYADPVMRTSDKRVLLYDKGGSSLMVVGRKSEMFTKSVKNRLIMAELAPNDNVAVVTSDEKYAGILTVYDGNGREIYKWSSSSAVLSVTFDESGSGCFVTTYSSKGGMLNSVVRYLVFDSEDPEMVSEPLPVLALQAMKNESGDIWVAGDTAFYRLDSRGKILTTYKYEGMISDFAMSSSCAAVVLDGIRRSSSELLIFDSSTENDQPDKRVKESDGTPERLKISGSKIVLLKENSIDCYDRFGNLDATAECSSDYSDFVYFDDSVYFCDYREVNKISFAT, encoded by the coding sequence TTGAGCAATAGGAATAAAAACAGAAAAGGCAGAAGAAGGATCCGTCGCCCCGAGGACATCATCAGGGAAATAGATGAGATGGCTGAACTCGCCGACTTCGAGGAAAAGCCCGCGGAGAAGGAAGCGGAAGAAATCGCAGAAGCCGTGGAAACTGCTGAGGATATAACAGCGGACGAGGTCGAAGATATCGGGGAAACTGCGGAAGATACTGCGGAGGAAGACGCGGAAGAAACGGTCGAAGAAACAGCCGAAGGAACAGCGGAGGACGCAGAAGAAACAGCCGAAGAAATATCAGAGGACGCAGAAGAAACTGATGAAGCATCTGCTGAGGAAATTTCGGAAGGATCCGAAGATGATCCTTTTGCAGCACCAGTGCAGGAATTCTTAGAGAAAGCAGTCGAAGAACCTGCCGAGGAACCTGAGGAAGAAGATATCCCCGAGAGAAGACCCGTGAGGGAGAAGCCGCGCAAGAAGAAGCACAAGCAGTCCTCGCAGAAGAAGCGTTCCTCACCGCCGAGAGATGAAGCGGAGCTTGCAAGAAAAAGCATAAAGCATACCCGCACAGGGGGCATACCCGATGAGGAACCCCGCAGACGCAGGAGAAAGCCCGGACACGTGGCACCCTCTCCCGAAGAGATACGCGATGCAAGACACCGTGAAAAGAAAAAGCGTCAGATAAGGACCATTGCGGCTGTGCTGATAGTAGCTGTATTCGCAGGCGGGGCATACCTTATGAGAGGCAGGTGGGTGCCTAAGCTTGAAAGCGTTCTGTACCGCCCTAAAGAGACGATAGTCAACGACGGCGAAGTAAAGAAGGGAAATTTCCCCCTCAGCTTTGACGACGGTGCGGTCAGCAGTATAAGCAATACAGGAAGCTACCTGCTATGTCTTGATAAGAATCAGCTGAAATTCTATGATTCTGACGGCGAGGAGAGCAATTCATTCAGCCATAACTATGCAGACCCTGTTATGAGAACATCTGACAAGAGGGTACTGCTTTACGATAAGGGCGGAAGCTCACTGATGGTAGTGGGCAGAAAGAGCGAAATGTTCACGAAGTCCGTTAAGAACAGGCTTATAATGGCTGAGCTCGCTCCAAACGATAATGTTGCTGTGGTGACTTCCGATGAGAAGTACGCGGGAATACTGACAGTATATGACGGCAACGGCAGAGAGATATACAAGTGGTCAAGCAGTTCGGCAGTGCTTAGCGTTACATTTGACGAGAGCGGCAGCGGCTGTTTTGTCACTACCTATTCAAGCAAGGGCGGTATGCTGAATTCTGTGGTCAGGTATCTGGTATTCGATTCGGAAGACCCCGAGATGGTCAGCGAACCTCTGCCTGTGCTGGCTTTGCAGGCAATGAAAAACGAGAGCGGTGACATCTGGGTAGCAGGTGACACGGCATTCTACAGGCTTGACAGCAGGGGAAAGATACTTACCACATACAAATACGAGGGCATGATATCGGATTTTGCTATGAGCAGCAGCTGTGCCGCGGTGGTTCTTGACGGTATCAGGCGAAGTTCTTCCGAACTGCTGATATTTGACAGCAGTACCGAGAACGATCAGCCCGACAAAAGGGTGAAGGAATCCGACGGAACGCCCGAAAGGCTGAAAATAAGCGGCAGCAAGATAGTTCTGCTTAAAGAGAACAGCATAGACTGTTATGACAGATTCGGAAATCTTGATGCGACAGCTGAATGCAGTTCGGATTACAGTGATTTTGTTTACTTCGATGACAGCGTATACTTCTGCGATTACCGCGAGGTGAACAAGATATCCTTTGCCACATAA